From the Anaerotignum faecicola genome, the window TTTTTTCGGAACTTTATCGGGTGGAGCCTCGGATGATCGCTTACTATTTAAAAGTGAAAGTGTTGGAATTGCTGATGTTTCTGAATCAGGTTTCGCTTCAGGATTACCAGGAAGAACGAAGATATTTTGCAAGAAATCAAGTACAAACAATAAAGAAAATGCAGGAATATATGACAGCTGATCTTCGCAACCATTATACTTTGCAGGAGTTATCAGAAAAATTTGAAATTCCTCTTACCTCAATGAAGGTTTGCTTCAAGGGCGTTTATGGGTGTTCTATTTATGCTTATATGAAATCCTATCGTATGCAGGCTGCCACGATCTTGCTTCGGGATACTTC encodes:
- a CDS encoding AraC family transcriptional regulator; translation: FSELYRVEPRMIAYYLKVKVLELLMFLNQVSLQDYQEERRYFARNQVQTIKKMQEYMTADLRNHYTLQELSEKFEIPLTSMKVCFKGVYGCSIYAYMKSYRMQAATILLRDTSDSITEIAAKMGYDNPSKFSEVFKKEFGELPSEFRKKLSK